Proteins from a genomic interval of Kitasatospora herbaricolor:
- a CDS encoding helix-turn-helix transcriptional regulator, whose protein sequence is MGGMTIDRRELADFLRRSRDRVRPQDAGLPAGPRRRIPGLRREEVAQLAGMSADYYIRLEQARGPQPSPQMLAALARALRLSTDERDHLHLLAGHRPPAGRVAGDHVAPGLLHLLDQLPGTPAQVLGELGDVLAQNATARALLGGVCTVSEHGRNVVWRWFADPAARAAYPAEEHEHYSRVHVADLRAAVGRRAGDPAATRLVERLRGASEEFAGLWELHEVAVRRHSRMRVLHPVIGPVDLDCQILLAPEGDQRLVLLTPPPGSDTADRLALLRVVGTEQFAGVD, encoded by the coding sequence ATGGGCGGTATGACGATCGACCGACGAGAGCTCGCCGACTTCCTGCGCCGTTCCCGGGACCGGGTCCGCCCGCAGGACGCCGGCCTGCCCGCCGGCCCCCGGCGGCGCATCCCGGGCCTGCGGCGCGAGGAGGTGGCCCAGCTGGCCGGGATGTCGGCGGACTACTACATCCGCCTGGAACAGGCCCGGGGCCCGCAGCCCTCGCCCCAGATGCTCGCCGCGCTGGCCCGCGCCCTGCGTCTGAGCACGGACGAGCGGGACCACCTGCACCTGCTGGCCGGTCACCGGCCGCCGGCCGGGCGGGTGGCCGGCGACCACGTCGCCCCCGGCCTGCTGCACCTGCTCGACCAACTCCCGGGCACACCGGCGCAGGTGCTCGGCGAGCTGGGCGACGTGCTGGCCCAGAACGCGACGGCCCGCGCGCTGCTCGGCGGGGTGTGCACGGTCTCCGAGCACGGGCGGAACGTGGTCTGGCGATGGTTCGCGGACCCGGCCGCGCGGGCTGCCTACCCGGCGGAGGAGCACGAGCACTACAGTCGGGTCCATGTCGCCGACCTGCGCGCGGCCGTGGGCCGCCGGGCGGGCGACCCGGCCGCAACCCGCCTGGTGGAGCGGCTCCGGGGGGCCAGCGAGGAGTTCGCCGGCCTCTGGGAGCTGCACGAGGTGGCGGTCCGCCGGCACAGCCGGATGCGGGTGCTGCACCCGGTGATCGGGCCGGTCGACCTGGACTGCCAGATCCTGCTCGCCCCCGAGGGGGACCAGCGGCTGGTCCTGCTCACCCCGCCGCCGGGGAGCGACACGGCGGACCGCCTGGCCCTGCTCCGGGTGGTGGGCACCGAGCAGTTCGCCGGGGTGGACTGA
- a CDS encoding class I SAM-dependent methyltransferase: MAGIAYDRQTAEDYRIAREVPRSGLDAWRAAIAAETALAPGSTVLDVGAGTGAFATAFHDWFGVRVLAVDPAEAMRAMIPRTEGIEVLDGRADALPVPDGCADAAWLGSVVHHLPDLPGAAAELRRALKPGAPVLIRNIFPGRADRDLRVRFFPGTERLIEGYPTVEQVCAAFATAGFTRTALRAVPQESAADLGTFAARIRRDADSKLRGLTDEEFERGMARLRATAAAEPGHPATSWMDLLVLS, translated from the coding sequence ATGGCAGGAATCGCCTACGACAGACAGACCGCCGAGGACTACCGGATCGCCCGGGAGGTGCCCCGGAGCGGGCTGGACGCCTGGCGCGCGGCCATCGCCGCCGAGACCGCCCTCGCCCCCGGCAGCACCGTCCTGGACGTCGGGGCCGGGACGGGCGCGTTCGCCACCGCCTTCCACGACTGGTTCGGCGTCCGGGTGCTCGCCGTCGACCCGGCGGAGGCCATGCGCGCGATGATCCCCCGCACGGAGGGCATCGAGGTCCTCGACGGCCGGGCCGACGCCCTGCCCGTCCCGGACGGCTGCGCGGACGCCGCCTGGCTGGGCTCCGTCGTCCACCACCTGCCCGACCTGCCGGGCGCCGCCGCGGAACTGCGACGGGCGCTGAAGCCGGGGGCCCCGGTGCTGATCCGCAACATCTTCCCCGGCCGCGCCGACCGGGACCTGCGGGTGCGGTTCTTCCCCGGGACCGAGCGCCTGATCGAGGGGTACCCGACCGTCGAGCAGGTCTGCGCGGCCTTCGCCACCGCCGGGTTCACCCGGACCGCCCTGCGCGCCGTGCCCCAGGAGAGCGCCGCCGACCTGGGCACCTTCGCCGCCCGGATCCGCCGGGACGCCGACTCCAAGCTGCGCGGCCTCACCGACGAGGAGTTCGAGCGCGGCATGGCCCGGCTGCGGGCCACCGCGGCGGCCGAGCCGGGGCACCCCGCCACCAGCTGGATGGACCTGCTGGTGCTCTCCTGA
- a CDS encoding aldo/keto reductase, producing MRSSTLGVGGPEVGVVGLGCMGMTWAYDPRGRDDATSTAVIRGALDLGVTLIDTADVYGPYSNEELVGAALGGGHRERAVLATKVGLVVSDGERPVVNNGRPDHIHRSIDESLRRLGTDHVDLYQLHRVDPQVPIEESWGALAEVVAAGKARRIGLSEVSVEQIRRAQAVHPVASVQSELSLWTRDALAEVLPYTEEQGIAFLPFSPLGRGFLAGRFSSADDLPDDDFRRRLPRFQQEALAANQAIVAGVGRIADRRGATPAQVALAWVLAQGRLVLPIPGTKTPKYLEDNAASADLLLTAEDLAELDALPAPTGTRY from the coding sequence ATGCGTAGCAGCACACTCGGAGTCGGCGGTCCCGAGGTCGGCGTGGTGGGTCTCGGCTGCATGGGCATGACCTGGGCCTACGACCCCCGTGGACGGGACGACGCCACCTCCACCGCGGTGATCCGCGGCGCCCTCGACCTCGGGGTCACCCTGATCGACACCGCCGACGTCTACGGCCCCTACAGCAACGAGGAGCTGGTCGGCGCCGCGCTCGGCGGCGGCCACCGCGAGCGGGCCGTGCTGGCCACCAAGGTCGGCCTGGTGGTGAGCGACGGCGAGCGGCCGGTGGTCAACAACGGCCGGCCCGACCACATCCACCGCTCGATCGACGAGAGCCTGCGCCGGCTGGGCACCGACCACGTCGACCTGTACCAGCTGCACCGGGTCGACCCGCAGGTGCCGATCGAGGAGAGCTGGGGCGCCCTGGCGGAGGTGGTGGCGGCCGGCAAGGCCCGGCGGATCGGCCTCTCCGAGGTGAGCGTCGAGCAGATCCGGCGGGCCCAGGCCGTCCACCCGGTCGCCTCCGTGCAGTCCGAGCTCTCGCTCTGGACCAGGGACGCGCTCGCCGAGGTGCTGCCGTACACCGAGGAGCAGGGCATCGCCTTCCTGCCCTTCTCGCCGCTCGGCCGGGGGTTCCTGGCCGGCCGGTTCAGCTCGGCGGACGACCTGCCGGACGACGACTTCCGCCGGCGGCTGCCGCGCTTCCAGCAGGAGGCGCTGGCGGCCAACCAGGCGATCGTGGCCGGCGTCGGGAGGATCGCCGACCGGCGCGGCGCCACGCCGGCCCAGGTCGCGCTCGCCTGGGTGCTGGCACAGGGCCGCCTGGTGCTTCCGATCCCGGGCACCAAGACGCCCAAGTACCTGGAGGACAACGCGGCTTCGGCCGATCTGCTGCTCACCGCGGAGGACCTCGCCGAACTGGACGCGCTGCCCGCGCCCACCGGTACCCGGTACTGA